GCTTTTTCAGACAAGTCAACAAAAAAGGCTTATTGCAAGAcgtattttctatttttctcttcaaaatcaacctattttttaaaatattatttaaaattggcataaACTTCAAATTTACCCCACTTCCTAGCTAATGGGATTGTTgctggtaaaagtaccatgatagTCCCTGTACAATGAGTTACAAtgagttagattgtattttatttcttttattcaaaaaaaatgtGTAAATTAATCTTTGTGCAATATATCATAGAGCACACTGGTCCTTTGTTAAAAAATTCACCCATTTTTGTTGTTAAAAACTAGGAATACCATTTACCACTACTTTGCCAGTTTTTAACAGTATAAATTACCAAATTGCTCTTTGATTTAAACGCAtagaaattatttttttctttttttggagtAGTAAAAGACAAACTGCAATTTGGGTCTTAATAAAAAGgcctccataatacttttaccgaTTATTACTAAAAAGTAATTAAAGATAGAAATGGTGTAATATTAACTGTGACTTTGAACTCAAAAACAGGAATTAGGAAGACAAAATGGAATCACTAACAAATCTTCTCTTCTTCATTTTTTCCCAAGAAATACATAAATCGAAATAGTAGAGTGCCCCATACATCCCTAAATGtcttgaatattatttaatattttaggcTTGTAATCTCATTTTTGTTATGTTGCTTGGTtgttttcaattaattaaatttggtTTTGTATGTTGTTAATTGAATAATGGAATGTGAGGGTTATGTTCTCTGATTTGGGTTTATTCTAAATATGCAATGCAAGGGGACAATATATATAATTACTAGGAAAAGGCAATGTCCAGTACTAATTACAAATTCTTCGTTTTGGGTATGATATTTTCAGCAGTGTGATATATAGCGTACTAATGATTGGGGAGTGAAAATGAGTGGTCTTTCAAGTAACCAAATTTTAAGATTGGACAAAGGAATTTTTAAACCCAAACGCTAAATGTTAATGTCAACAGTTATTTGTTTCAAATTCGAAATTCATCTCActcttgaattttaatttaattgacaTTGATATACTTCTTTTAGTATAGTTCGAGAttgtttaaatatgttttattctcTCAATTAAGGGCTGAGAAAGATTACACTTAATTTTAGGCATTTTATGTATATAAACTATCAGATAAAAGggcatatataaaaatatatcatttctatttttagtacactttgtatcttaaattgataattcaaTTTCAACCTTGTGATGTAGGTCTTGTTTGATAGAACATtgaaaattattaaattcatttgaaattaatattttaatgatttaatttttacacatggtaatctaaaataaaacaattaaattttttattataaaaatatgaaaataataagtaatggagaatattttcaattaattcaattttattttatttattttaatattatattacccTATAAAAACTTTacatttaaaatttgatttgagTTTAGAATAAggtaaaatgtttaaaattaaagataaaatatagaatatatatatatatatatatttgtaatttaaaatttatactcattaaaatttaattatattcaataattaattttaagtaatatatcaaataaatttataagtatttaaaattttaatacttaATGTTCTACTTTACTTAATAAATTCTAATGAGAAAATGGGTTTTGAAATACAGTTTTTAATTTGAGTCCctcaaattttttataattttatttaagtctcttaataagaaaaaaattaaagtatagagtTTAGGGTGATAAATTTTTAGTGGAGTAGGACATTAAAATTTTGCTCATAATTATTTCCAGCAAAACTATTTTTGTACAATCATCATGAAATTTATTGATGTAATTTGGGGCAAGGTTCACGTGTACACGCGAAACATCCAATTACTTGAAATGCCGCAACTACTCATTTTTCTCAATTATTCCTATAACAttaatctttttctttttctcagctaaaataagaaaaattattaaaaacattagtgctttttttttcttcatataAATAAACATTCGATTTGCCAAGTACAGCAGTAAAAGTTGAGGATTTGAGTTGGGAATCCAATTTTCAAGGCATTAGAACTGTATGTTTCCTAACATTCgtcaatttaattatatattctaataattatttagatttatttataattctaattttagttatattttaatttttaaataattcgataattattagaaaataacattaaattcatcTTGTTGTCTAACCATACCTATTATtccaaaaatatatttatatttttataattgaatttaaataaaaatccaTATATAAATTGGATTCACTTCACTAGAATAATCCTAATTAAGAGAAAACAAGAcacatttgataaattttaatcttTATTAATAAATAGAGAGAATTGCTAAAAATTAAAACTGAAAAGAGaataaagagaaaagaagagATACAATGGGATTTCCATTTTATTGCAAAAGAAGATCCAGTAAGCTTCCTGCTGCACATTTCTATATTTGCATAATTTATATAGCCTTTTAAAACTTTCACTTCTCTCTCAGACCAAGCAATTATTTAGTACACTCCTTAGTTTTATCTTCTTCATCACCATTTTTGTATAACACCAAAACCCCACCTCTCAGACACCACAGCCATTGTtctaaaaccaaaaaaaaaaaatggggagAGGAAGAGTGGAGCTGAAGAGGATAGAAAACAAGATCAACAGACAAGTGACCTTCTCTAAGAGAAGAAATGGTTTGCTTAAGAAAGCTTATGAGCTTTCTGTTCTTTGTGATGCTGAGGTTGCTCTTATCATCTTCTCTAGTCGTGGCAAGCTCTACGAGTTTGGCAGTTCAGGGTAGGGagtacatatatgtatgtatgtatgttacTGTATAACCAAATGATGTTTCTTAATTAGctgattcttcttcttcttcttccttcatttTCTCTGTGGGTTTTTTAATTTTTGCTTTCTTCCATCTTTCTCTATTCTTTAGCTTTATATACTGGCATATTACTAGTGTTTTTCTTTTACCGTTAATTAAGATTAATGGGTCATTTACATATACTTTAGTTATTTGTTATCTCTGACTTAACTGCAAACATGACCAAAATCTGGGCCTTGTCATGAATTTCCTTGGCTTTTACGAGATCATTCATGGGAAAACCTGAATTTACCAGTGACCGATCGACACGTTTCATCTCATATCCGAAACAATAAAAGAACTTCCTTTTATTTCTAACTCTTAACCGGGTCTTCAGCTGCCTTGTGAAGTGTTTTTAGTTTTTCACTCATTAGTGTTGGAACACTAGTACCAAAACTGACTCTTTCCTTCCACTTGAAAGCTGAAAGAAGGATaaacagaaaaagaaaaagaaaacccagTATGAATTATGATGACTTTTCTCAGAATCCAATCAAAAGACTAGGTTTTTGCTTTATGACCTCTTAGGCTCTGTGCAAGATCTAGGGTTTTGCTTCTTTTCCCTTTACATTCTCCAgataaaacaaacaaacaaacaaaaaagaaGCAGCAGCATGAACTAGTACTGAGTAGTCGGTGGAGAAATCAGGATGGTTCTTTTGTCTTCACGTCTTTTAATCCTTCGATCTTCTGGTTTAACCATTGCTTCTACTTTCTACTTTTCCAGTATTTTTCACCACCAATAATATCAATGTTGCGGTGGTTGTAGGGGCTTAGAAAATCAAACACCCCCCACTTAGATATTCGGCTTTCGCTTGATTCTGGGGGATTTTTAAGGATTATTTTGCGCttcaacccttttttttttttttttactacgaATTCTTGCCTTGTTTTATGTATCGTCCTCTTAGACtgtttgttttcatcaccctctctTTCTCTCTTGTTTTACGCTTCACCCAATATATCTGGATTCTGCTTACCATTAACTAAAATACACACTAGTTTAGGCCACGCTTCTGTTTCATTCTCCgtagttcctttttttttttcgtttgaGCCCTTTTACAAGATGTAATGTCAAATTTGCAGCTTGAGATCTAGGTTTTACTGTTAGAAAATAATGGTGCTACATGGTGTCTTGTCCAGCTTTAACACAATTCTTACATTTAATAGGTTTATATATGGAGAGATGATATGGTAACTTTGTAGTTCCTTTTTTTGCAGTATGAGCAAGACCCTTGAGCGATACCAGCGTTGCTGCTTTACTCCTCAAGACAACAGCCTTGAACGCGAAACACAGGTTTTTTTGGTCACTACATTTTTTCGAGTCTTGTAGTGATTCCAGTATTCCAATTATTACGTAATAAGGTTATCTGTTATCTGTAAATAAATATACTGCCATTATTAGTGATGAGCTTGACTTTGTCTTCTTGCATATCGATACAGAATTGGTACCAAGAGGTAACCAAGTTAAAGGCAAAATATGAAGCACTGCAACGCACTCAAAGGTTATATGTTGTTTTCAAAGCAAAACCATATTATttgtcaaaaaaaataaaaataaaaaaaggttttATTGACTTGTTGAATATAAGTAATGATCTctattcattttatatatatgtttatatcaGGCATTTGCTTGGAGAAGATCTTGGACCATTGAATGTTAAGGAGCTGCAAAACCTTGAGAAACAGCTTGAAGGAGCTCTTGCACTGGCTAGACAAAGGAAGGTACTTTCTTGCATGTGTTTATAAACAAGCCCTACTAAGTTTTTTTTGCTACTTTCACAAggtttatattatataatatatattaagctATTCCTAGTAATTTTATTCACTTACATGCATGTGAATTTTCTGGCATTCATTTTTCTTAACTGCAGACACAGATCATGATAGAACAAATGGAAGACCTCCGTAAAAAGGTACTTAAGCAAGtagtaatatattattattattattattattattattattattattattattattattatttcccaGTAACAATACAATTTTACCAAGATATCATTCCAATGGTGCTGAAATGTTGATAAACTTTCATCTTATTTACCCATTTCCTCACAAACAAGGATCATGCTTAACTTCTTTTGCTTTGCACCCAAGGTTTGGCTTCATGAACTCATATCTAACAGCTGCTTTTCATATTTTGGCAGGAGCGTGAGCTTGGAGACCTTAACAAACAGCTGAAAATCAAGGTTAAACTTGATTAGCAAACATCCCTTTTTCACTTAAACTTTC
This is a stretch of genomic DNA from Gossypium arboreum isolate Shixiya-1 chromosome 11, ASM2569848v2, whole genome shotgun sequence. It encodes these proteins:
- the LOC108472446 gene encoding agamous-like MADS-box protein MADS3 isoform X1, which produces MGRGRVELKRIENKINRQVTFSKRRNGLLKKAYELSVLCDAEVALIIFSSRGKLYEFGSSGMSKTLERYQRCCFTPQDNSLERETQNWYQEVTKLKAKYEALQRTQRHLLGEDLGPLNVKELQNLEKQLEGALALARQRKTQIMIEQMEDLRKKERELGDLNKQLKIKLEAEGQNLKTIQGLWSSGAAAETSNFPLHPSHPHPMDCDHEPVLQIGYHHFVQAEGSSVPKSMAGETNFIHGWVI
- the LOC108472446 gene encoding agamous-like MADS-box protein MADS3 isoform X2: MVCLRKLMSFLFFVMLRLLLSSSLVVASSTSLAVQGREYIYVCIMSKTLERYQRCCFTPQDNSLERETQNWYQEVTKLKAKYEALQRTQRHLLGEDLGPLNVKELQNLEKQLEGALALARQRKTQIMIEQMEDLRKKERELGDLNKQLKIKLEAEGQNLKTIQGLWSSGAAAETSNFPLHPSHPHPMDCDHEPVLQIGYHHFVQAEGSSVPKSMAGETNFIHGWVI